The genomic segment GGGCAGGACCCGACGACCCTGCACCAGGATCTGATCGACCAGTACGGCTATCCGACGATCGCGCCGAACGGCGAGCACTGGTTCGGCGTCGAGCCGCGCCTGGGCCGCGACCTGTTCGCCCGCTTCGTCTACGGCGCCCGCCCGTCCCTGATCGTCGCGGGCACGGTGACCATCGTGACCACGCTCATCGGTGTGACCATCGGCTTGCTGGCCGGTTTCGTGGGCGGCTGGCTCGACCGGATCGTCTCCTGGGTCATCGACTTCGTGCTGAGCCTGCCCTACCTGCTGTTCGCGATCGCCGTCCCGGCCGTGCTGCTGACCATCTTCGTCGGCACCTCGGAGGACGCGGCCGCAGAGGACGTCGCCAACGCGCGCTTCTTCTCCCTGATCATCGTCCTCTCCTTCTTCGGCTGGGCCAGCCTCGCGCGATTGATCCGCGGCGAGGTCCTCTCCCTGCGCGAGCGAGAGTTCATCTCCGCGGCCAAGGTGCTCGGTGTGCCGACCCGCAAGATTCTCTTCAAGGAGCTGCTGCCCAACCTGGTGGCTCCCATCGTCATCTCGGTGTCGATGGCTCTACCGAGCTACATCGTCGTCGAGGCGGGCCTGACCTACCTCGGCGTCGGCCTGACCGAGCCGACGCCGTCCTGGGGCCTGACGATCGCCGCAGCCCAGAACTACTACCGGGCCGATCCTCTGTACCTGTGGATCCCGGTTCTCGCCATCACGATCCTGGTGCTCTCGCTGAGCCTGCTCGGTGACTCGATCCGTGACGCATTCGATCCCCGCACCCGACGGTGACGTGGTGACGCCCCGTATGAGAAGAGGAGAAATGGCAAGGCGATTTAACGTTGCCGTGGCGGCCACCGCCGCCCTGGCGCTTGGCGTGGCCGGCTGCAGCAGCCCGTCGTCGAACAACGACGCGACCGGTGGCAACACCGACTCGGGCAAGATCACGCAGCAGGCCAACGCGACCGACCCCAACGCCAAGGGCCCGGCCAAGGAGATCGAAGGCGCCCGCCCCGGCGGCGTCCTCAACGTGCAGGCGCAGACCACGCCGAACACGTTCGATCCTACGGACATCTACTACGTCGACTCGAACCAGATCGGCAAGCTGCTGTTCCGTACGCCGACCCAGTTCGACATCCGCGACGGCAAGCCCACCCTCGTCCCGGACCTCACCGACCTGGGCACCCCGTCGGCCGACAAGCTGACGTGGACCTTCAAGATGCAGCCGGGCATCAAGTACGAGGACGGCACCGAGGTCAAGGTCGAGGACCTGGCCTACGCGATCAAGCGGTCGTTCGCCCACGACATCTACGTCAACGGCCCGACGTACCAGCTGTCCTACTTCAAGGACGGTGACAAGTACAAGGGTCCGTACAAGGACGGCGACAACTACGCCGGTGTGGAGACCCAGGGCACCGACACCCTGATCGTCAAGCTGGCCAAGCCGTTCCAGGACCTCCCGTTCTTCATGACCTTCCCGATGTTCACGCCGATCCCCAAGGCGAAGGACACCCGGCAGGAGTACAAGAACAAGCCGCTGGCCACGGGCCCGTACAAGTTCAAGAGCTACCAGGCCGGCACCTCGCTGGTGCTCGAGAAGAACACCAACTGGGACCCGAACACCGACCCGGCCCGCCACCAGTACCTGGACGGCTTCAACTTCCAGTGGGGCGGCGACGCCATCAAGTCGCAGCAGGCCATCCTGAACAGCAACGGCCAGGACGCCAACGCGATCAACTACGACGTGCTCGACGCCTCGCTGATCCCGCAGCTGACCGGCGAGAAGAAGAACCAGCTGGTCCAGGGCGAGAGCCCCTGCACGATCGTCTGGCAGCTGGACAGCCGGAAGATCCCGCTCGAGGTGCGTAAGGCGATCGCCAAGGCGTATCCGAACGACCAGCTGTGGAAGGCCTACGGCCTCAACGAGTACGTGGCCGAGGCGGCCAGCACGGTCATGCCGCCCTCGGTTCCGGGCTACGAGAAGTACACCCCCGTCCCCGACCTGACCGGCACCGGTGCCGGCGACCCGGCCGCCGCCAAGGCGATGCTGGAGGCCGCGGGCAAGGTTGGCTTCGAGGTCAGCTACTACTACGACAACACCAAGCCCGTGCAGCAGCAGCTGAGCCAGATCCGCTCGGACGCGCTGACCAAGGCCGGCTTCAAGGTCAAGCCGATCGGCGTCTCCACCGCCGACCTGCGCACCAAGAAGGGCGACTACGACGCCCCGGTCAACATGGGTCAGAGCCCGGCCGGTTGGTGCTCGGACTGGCCCGCCGGTGGTTCCTGGTTCCCGGTGCTGTTCCGCTCGCAGAGCATCGCCGAGGGTCAGAGCTGGGGCATGCTGAGCGACAAGGCGCTCGACAAGGAGATCAACGACACGGCCAACCTGCCGGCCGACCAGTCGACCCCGAAGTGGGCCGCCCTGGACAAGAAGATCATGGAGCAGTACGTCGCCATCCCGTGGTACTACGACAAGCTGGCGGTCGTTCAGGGCACCAACGTCGGCACCACGACCGGTGACCCGACCATGGGCATGCCGAACTTCAGCAACATGTACCTGAAGAGCTGAAACAGCAGTAGATAGCTAGAACCCCGGGGTGGTCCGGTCCGCGCAAACCGGCGGACGGGACCACCCCGGGCGTGAAAGTAGCCTCTCGGCGTGCCGGGCGACCGGCACGGCGCGCCGTGATCAGAGAATCCGGGACATCCACCCGGCGCCGTGTGGAAAGAGGAGCAAGCGGTGCTGCTGTACATCCTGAAACGCGTCCTGAGCGCGATCTCCGTCGTGATCGTGACGCTGGTGGCCAGCTTCGCGTTGTTCTTCCTGGCGCCCACCGACCCGGCCGGCGTCATCTGCGGCCCGCGCTGCACCCCCGAGCGCCTGGCCGACATCGAGGCCAGCCTCGACCTGGACGAGCCGGCGATCAGCCAGATCGGCAGTTACATGAAGGGCATCGTGGCCGGCCGCGAGTACAGCAGCGGCGGCACCACCCGCGAGTGCGAGGCGCCCTGCCTGGGTTACTCGTACACGCTGGGCCAGCCGGTCACCAAGCTGCTGGCGGCGGCTCTGCCGGTCACCGTCTCGATCGTCGTCGGCGGCGCGGTCGTCTACCTCATCGTCGGCGTCCTCGCCGGCACGATCGCCGCGCAGGTCCGGGGCACGTCGCTCGACAAGCTGGTGGTCGGGTCGACACTGATCGTGCAATCGATCCCGTACTTCGTCTTCGCCCTGCTCGTCGCGCTCTACGCCACGTTCCTGCCGGATTCGGGCTATCACCCGTTCCTCGACAATCCCCTGACGTGGGCCAGCGGCCTGCTCGCGGCCTGGCTCTGTGTCGGCCTGACGAACGCCGCCGCCTACACGCGCTACTCCCGGGCCTCCATGATCGAGGCGCTGGGGCAGGACTTCGTGCGTACCGCCGCCTCCAAGGGCATCAGCCGGCGGCGCGTCGTCTACCGGCACGGCCTGCGCGCCGGCCTCACCCCGGTCGTCACCATCTTCGGCATCGACCTCGCGTTCCAGCTCACCGGCGCGATCTTCACCGAGAGCATCTTCAACCTGCCCGGTCTGGGTCAGCTCACCCTGCGCGCCTTCGGCCAGTACGACCTGCCCGTGCTCATGGGCGGCGTTCTGGTCGGCTCGGTGGTACTAGTGGTGATGAACCTCGTGGTGGACATCGCCTACACCTTCCTCGACCCGCGGGTGCGTCTCGGATGATCCCGGTCCGCATCCTTTCCCCACTCCGCAGCACGAAGGCGGCAGCATGAGCGACCAGAGCATTCAGGCCCCGCACACGGTGACCCGCGTCCCGCGCACCGCCGCGGCCGGCGAAGAGGCCTACCTCGAGGTCACCGACCTGCAGGTCCAGTTCCCGACCGCGGACGGCCTGGTCCGCGCGGTGCAGGGGCTCAGCTACTCGGTCCCGCTGCGCCGCACGCTGGCCATCGTCGGCGAGTCCGGCTCGGGCAAGAGCGTCTCCAGCATGGCCGTCATGGGCCTGCACGACCGCAAGGTCGCCCGCATCTCCGGCTCTATCAAGGTCGGCGGCCGCGAGATCGTCAACATGAGCGACAAGGAGCTCGAGGGCTACCGCGGTGGCGACGCCGCGATGATCTTCCAGGACCCGCAGTCCTCGCTCCACCCCTACTTCACGATCGGCGACCAGATCACCGAGTCGTACCGGGCGCACAACAACGTCAGCAAGCGCAAGGCCAAGGACCGGGCGATCGAGATGCTGGGCCGGGTCGGCATCCCCAACCCGCGCCGCCGCGTCGACCAGTATCCGCACGAGTTCTCCGGCGGCATGCGCCAGCGCGCGATGATCGCGATGGCGCTGGTCAACGACCCCAAGCTGCTCATCGCGGACGAGCCGACCACGGCCCTCGACGTGACCGTGCAGGCCCAGATCCTCGACCTGATCTCCGACCTGCAGCGCGACTTCGGCTCCGCGGTCGTCTTCATCACCCACGACCTGGGTGTGGTGGCCGAGATCGCCGACGACATCCTGGTCATGTACGCGGGCACCGCGGTCGAGCACGGCCCGGTCAACAAGATCCTGGGTGAGCCCCTGCACCCGTACGCGTGGGGTCTGCTCGAAAGCATCCCGGCGCTCACCGGCGAACCGCAGCCGCTGCATCCCATCCCCGGGTCGCCGCCGAGCCTGCTGGCCGTGCCGAGCGGCTGCCCGTTCCACCCGCGCTGCGAGTTCAAGGACCGCGTGCCCGGCGACCTCTGCACCACCCTCAAGCCCGACCTGATCCCGCGGACCGCCGATCTGGGCCGCACCTCGCGGTGCCACCTGAAGGAACCCGACCAGGTGTTCCAGACCGAAATTCTGCCCCGGCTGCCGTAAGAGGGACCGATCATGAGCACAACCACCACGCCCACCAAGTCCGGGGTCCGCTCGGTCGAGGGCGCGCCGCTGCTCCAGCTGGACGGCGTGAAGATGCACTTCAAGACCAAGGGCGACGGGTTCTTCGCCCGCGGCACCAAGTGGGTGCAGGCCGTCGACGGCGTCGACCTGACCATTTCGCCCGGCGAGACCGTCGGGCTGGTCGGCGAGTCCGGCTGCGGCAAGTCCACGACCGCGCGTCTGATCACGCGGCTGCTCGAGCCCACCGGCGGGCAGATCCGCTACCAGGGCGTCGACATCGCGCACATGAACGAGCGGCAGTTGCGGCCGTACCGGCGCGAGATCCAGCTGATCTTTCAGGACCCGTACTCGTCGCTGAACCCGCGGCACACCGTCGGCACGATCGTCGGCACCGCGCTGCGCACTCACGACATGGTGGCCAAGAGCGGCGAGCTCAAGCGGGTGCAGGAACTGCTCGAGGTGGTCGGCCTCAACCCGGAGCACTACAACCGCTACCCGCACGAGTTCTCCGGCGGTCAGCGCCAGCGCATCGGCATCGCCCGCGCGCTGGCCGCCCGCCCCAAGATCATCGTGGCCGACGAGCCGGTCTCCGCACTCGACGTGTCGATCCAGGCCCAGGTCATGAACCTGCTGGAGAACCTGCGCAAGGAACTCGGCATCGCGTTCGTGTTCATCGCGCACGACCTCGGCGTGGTGCGGCACTTCTGCGACCGCATCGCGGTGATGTATCTGGGCCGCGTCGTCGAGGAGGGCCCGCGCGACTCGCTCTACGAGAAGCCGCAGCACCCGTACACGCAGGCGCTGCTCTCGGCCGTGCCGGACATCGGCGTGGTCCGCGGCGTGCCCCCGAAGAACCGGATCCGCCTGGTCGGCGACGTGCCCAGCCCTGTCGACCCGCCGTCGGGCTGCCGGTTCCGTACGCGCTGCTGGAAGGCGCAGGACATCTGCGCGACCGAGGACCCGGCCCTGATCGAGCGGGCCCCGGCCCAGCGGGTGGCCTGCCACTTCGCCGAGCCGCCGGCCGAGTCGATCCTCGCCGAGACGGCCTGAGCGGGGTGTCTCAGCCGAACCCGTCCGTCTATCGCACCAAGGCCTACCGGGTCCGGCAGCGCTCGCTCGTCGCGCTGGCCGGGCTCGGGCTGGTGGCCGTGGGTTACGGCCTCGGCCGCTGGCAGGACTCGCCGGCCCCGGCCGCGGCCCTGCCCCCCGTAGTGGTGAACGAGCCGTCGGTCGCTCCGTCGTCGCCGGCACCCACCACCGAGCCGCCGACGCCGACGGTCTATCCGAAGCTCGAGGCCGAGGCGGCCGACGGCAACCAGGGCATCCAGTCCCAGGTGACCGAGGACGAGGGCGGCGGGCAGAACGTGGGGTGGATCGCCAACGGCGACCAGCTGCGGTTCGACGACGTCGACTTCGGGCCGGTGCCCGCGACCAAGCTCGACGTGCGGGTGGCGGGCGACGCCGAGGGCGGCAAGATGGAGATCCGGCTCGACGGCGCGGATCAGCCGGCGATCGGGACGCTCAACGTCACCCGGACCGGCGGGTGGCAGAACTGGCGGACCGACCAGGTCGACATCACGCCGACGACCGGCAAACACACGGTCCATCTGGTCTTCGTCCGCGAGGACGGCAACGAGTTCCTGAACATCAACTGGCTGCGGTTCGTGCATTGAGAAAGCCGCGCCCGTGGGCGCGGCTTTCCTCAAACGGTGGCCAGGACCGGTTCCCGTACGACCGGGATGTGCAGCGTCACGACTCCGTTGTCGCACCGGGCCTCGAGGCGATCGGTGTCCAGACTCTCCGACTCGCGCAGATCGACCTCGCGGGTCACGGGGGCGCTCGCCGGCTGACCGGCCTCGCCCTCGGCCGCGCGACGCTCGGCCCGAATCGTCAGGACGCCGTCGTCCACCGAGACGTCGATACCGGCCCGGTCGATGCCCGGCAGGTCGATATCGACAAAGAAGGTCCCGTCGATCCGATACGCGGCGAGCCGCGCCCCGGAACTGCGGGTGCTGTCGAACACGCGGCACGTGAGCTGGTCGAGCTCGCGCACCGTCGCGCCGTGAGGCGACATGGTGGTTCCTCCAGGCGGAGTTCTTCTCTGCTGGAACCGAGCGGGGTGGGCCCGGTCCGGTTATGACCAACGGAGATTGTGGTCCCCCGATTCCCGGATGGACATGACCGGCGTCACGATACGCCCGAATACTTCGTTACGATCCGTTGTCGTTGAGGGGTCCCCGCTGACACCGAGCGTGACCGGCGGTCATCCCTCGATGTAGCGCAGCACGGCCAGTACCCGGCGGTTGTCGGTGTCCGAGGGCGGCAGGCCCAGCTTGGCGAAGATGTTGGCCACGTGCTTCTCGACGACGCCGGGCGTGATGACCAGGGCGGCCGCGATCCCGGCATTGGACCGGCCCTCGGCCATCAGGGCGAGCACCTCCTTCTCCCGTACGGTCAGGGCCGCGCTCCGGCCGGGGGCGGACCCGGCCCGCATCAGCTGACCGACCACTTCCGGATCCAGCGCGGTGCCGCCCGAGGCGACCCGGGTCAGCGCGTCCACGAAGTCGGTGACGTCGGCCACCCGGTCCTTGAGCAGATAACCGACGCCGGACGGCCGGTCGGCCAGCAGGCGGGTCGCGTAGCGGGTCTCCACGTACTGCGAGAACATCAGCACGCCGACGCCGGGATGGTCGCGCCGGATGTCGATCGCCGCCCGCAGGCCCTCGTCGGTGTGGGTCGGCGGCATCCGGATGTCGACCACGGCCACGTCCGGCTCCTCCGCGGCGACGGCGGACCGCAGGGCGTCGGCGTCGGCCACCGCCGCGCACACCTCGAAGCCGCGGTCGGTCAGCAGCCGGACCAGGCCCTCCCGCATCATCGCGGCGTCCTCCGCGATCACCACCCGCATGCCGTCGCCTCCGTTCATGCCTGCGTGGGCAGTTCGATCTCGACCCCGGTCGGGCCACCAGCCGGACTGTGCACCCGCAACCGGCCGTCCACCACCCCGACGCGGCGGGCCAGACCGGACAGGCCGGGACCGTCCGGATCCGCCCCGCCCGCGCCGTCGTCCTCCACGGTCAAGCGCAGGCGGGCGCCGGACCCGGTGACGCCGAGCGCGATGCGCGACGCCTGGCTGTGCTTGGCCGCGTTGGCGAGCAGCTCGGCGGCGCAGAAGTAGGCGATGGTCTCGATCGCCGGGGCCGGGCGGCCGGGCAGCTCGACGCTCACCGCGACCGGGATCGCGCTGCCCGTCGCGAGCGTGGCCAACGCGTCGCCCAGACCGTTGTCGAGCACCGGTGGGTGGATGCCGCGCACCAGCTCGCGCAGGTCGGCCAGGGCGTCCTTGGCGCCGCGGTGGGCCAGCGCGACCAGCTCACGGGCTTGCGCGAGATCGGGCGGCGGGCCGTCGGCGCCGAGCTTCTCGGTCGCCATGCCGAGGTTCAGGGCCAGCGTGGCCAGCCGGACCTGGGCGCCGTCGTGCAGGTCCCGTTCCAGCCGGCGCATCATCGTGGCCGCGTCGTCGATGGCCCGGGCCCGGCTGACCTGCAGCTCGCGGACCCGCTCGGCCAGCCCGTGCGGGTCCAGCAGCCGGCGCTGGGCGGCCACGTCGAGGGTGGCGCCGGCCCGCATCAGCCAGGGCGCGACGAGCAGCATGGCCAGGCCGGCGGCGGCCACGACCAAGGTGCCGGCGAACGACCGCGTGCTGATGATGCCGAACGGCGTCAGCGCCCCCACCGGGCCGAGGGTGGTGCCGGGCGGGTGGTTGCGAAACAGCGGCCACCACACCGGGTAGCTCAGGTTGACCAGGCCGAAGACGTAACAGAAGGCGCCGTAGCCCTGAGGTACGGCCAGTGGCACCTTGAGCAGGCAGTAACCGACCGCCCGCCAGCCCGGGCCGGGCGCCGGGGCGTCCACCCGCTCGCCGAGCAGGCGATGGGCGAGCCGGCGGTGCACGGTGGCCAGCACGCGCCCGGCCGGGCGGGCCAGCACGACCAGCAGCACGACGGTGAGCGGGAACAGGACCAGGAACACCGGCGCGACCACGGGCGCCGGCTGCTGCGCGAAAGCGCCGGTCGCCCACAGGATCAGCACGGCCGCGCCCGGCAGGATCGCGGGCACGGCCAGCACCGCGAGCGCGCTGACCACGCCGGCGACACAGAACACCAGGAGGCGCAGAGCCGTCGAGGTGAACGGGGCGCGCAGCGCGGTCATCGCACCATTGTCGCCGGTCACGCATCCCGCCGGTTGTCGCCGGTCGCGGGGTCCAGCCGGTTGTCGCCGGTCGCGGGGTCCAGCCGGTTGTCGCCGGTCGCGGGGTGTTGCCCGCTGTCGCCGGTCACGCGTCCCGCCGGCGGAGCAGGACGCCGCCCAGCGCGAC from the Paractinoplanes abujensis genome contains:
- a CDS encoding ABC transporter substrate-binding protein is translated as MARRFNVAVAATAALALGVAGCSSPSSNNDATGGNTDSGKITQQANATDPNAKGPAKEIEGARPGGVLNVQAQTTPNTFDPTDIYYVDSNQIGKLLFRTPTQFDIRDGKPTLVPDLTDLGTPSADKLTWTFKMQPGIKYEDGTEVKVEDLAYAIKRSFAHDIYVNGPTYQLSYFKDGDKYKGPYKDGDNYAGVETQGTDTLIVKLAKPFQDLPFFMTFPMFTPIPKAKDTRQEYKNKPLATGPYKFKSYQAGTSLVLEKNTNWDPNTDPARHQYLDGFNFQWGGDAIKSQQAILNSNGQDANAINYDVLDASLIPQLTGEKKNQLVQGESPCTIVWQLDSRKIPLEVRKAIAKAYPNDQLWKAYGLNEYVAEAASTVMPPSVPGYEKYTPVPDLTGTGAGDPAAAKAMLEAAGKVGFEVSYYYDNTKPVQQQLSQIRSDALTKAGFKVKPIGVSTADLRTKKGDYDAPVNMGQSPAGWCSDWPAGGSWFPVLFRSQSIAEGQSWGMLSDKALDKEINDTANLPADQSTPKWAALDKKIMEQYVAIPWYYDKLAVVQGTNVGTTTGDPTMGMPNFSNMYLKS
- a CDS encoding response regulator transcription factor, which translates into the protein MRVVIAEDAAMMREGLVRLLTDRGFEVCAAVADADALRSAVAAEEPDVAVVDIRMPPTHTDEGLRAAIDIRRDHPGVGVLMFSQYVETRYATRLLADRPSGVGYLLKDRVADVTDFVDALTRVASGGTALDPEVVGQLMRAGSAPGRSAALTVREKEVLALMAEGRSNAGIAAALVITPGVVEKHVANIFAKLGLPPSDTDNRRVLAVLRYIEG
- a CDS encoding ABC transporter ATP-binding protein, translated to MSDQSIQAPHTVTRVPRTAAAGEEAYLEVTDLQVQFPTADGLVRAVQGLSYSVPLRRTLAIVGESGSGKSVSSMAVMGLHDRKVARISGSIKVGGREIVNMSDKELEGYRGGDAAMIFQDPQSSLHPYFTIGDQITESYRAHNNVSKRKAKDRAIEMLGRVGIPNPRRRVDQYPHEFSGGMRQRAMIAMALVNDPKLLIADEPTTALDVTVQAQILDLISDLQRDFGSAVVFITHDLGVVAEIADDILVMYAGTAVEHGPVNKILGEPLHPYAWGLLESIPALTGEPQPLHPIPGSPPSLLAVPSGCPFHPRCEFKDRVPGDLCTTLKPDLIPRTADLGRTSRCHLKEPDQVFQTEILPRLP
- a CDS encoding sensor histidine kinase, whose translation is MTALRAPFTSTALRLLVFCVAGVVSALAVLAVPAILPGAAVLILWATGAFAQQPAPVVAPVFLVLFPLTVVLLVVLARPAGRVLATVHRRLAHRLLGERVDAPAPGPGWRAVGYCLLKVPLAVPQGYGAFCYVFGLVNLSYPVWWPLFRNHPPGTTLGPVGALTPFGIISTRSFAGTLVVAAAGLAMLLVAPWLMRAGATLDVAAQRRLLDPHGLAERVRELQVSRARAIDDAATMMRRLERDLHDGAQVRLATLALNLGMATEKLGADGPPPDLAQARELVALAHRGAKDALADLRELVRGIHPPVLDNGLGDALATLATGSAIPVAVSVELPGRPAPAIETIAYFCAAELLANAAKHSQASRIALGVTGSGARLRLTVEDDGAGGADPDGPGLSGLARRVGVVDGRLRVHSPAGGPTGVEIELPTQA
- a CDS encoding ABC transporter permease, with amino-acid sequence MLLYILKRVLSAISVVIVTLVASFALFFLAPTDPAGVICGPRCTPERLADIEASLDLDEPAISQIGSYMKGIVAGREYSSGGTTRECEAPCLGYSYTLGQPVTKLLAAALPVTVSIVVGGAVVYLIVGVLAGTIAAQVRGTSLDKLVVGSTLIVQSIPYFVFALLVALYATFLPDSGYHPFLDNPLTWASGLLAAWLCVGLTNAAAYTRYSRASMIEALGQDFVRTAASKGISRRRVVYRHGLRAGLTPVVTIFGIDLAFQLTGAIFTESIFNLPGLGQLTLRAFGQYDLPVLMGGVLVGSVVLVVMNLVVDIAYTFLDPRVRLG
- a CDS encoding ABC transporter ATP-binding protein, with the protein product MSTTTTPTKSGVRSVEGAPLLQLDGVKMHFKTKGDGFFARGTKWVQAVDGVDLTISPGETVGLVGESGCGKSTTARLITRLLEPTGGQIRYQGVDIAHMNERQLRPYRREIQLIFQDPYSSLNPRHTVGTIVGTALRTHDMVAKSGELKRVQELLEVVGLNPEHYNRYPHEFSGGQRQRIGIARALAARPKIIVADEPVSALDVSIQAQVMNLLENLRKELGIAFVFIAHDLGVVRHFCDRIAVMYLGRVVEEGPRDSLYEKPQHPYTQALLSAVPDIGVVRGVPPKNRIRLVGDVPSPVDPPSGCRFRTRCWKAQDICATEDPALIERAPAQRVACHFAEPPAESILAETA
- a CDS encoding Hsp20/alpha crystallin family protein, whose amino-acid sequence is MSPHGATVRELDQLTCRVFDSTRSSGARLAAYRIDGTFFVDIDLPGIDRAGIDVSVDDGVLTIRAERRAAEGEAGQPASAPVTREVDLRESESLDTDRLEARCDNGVVTLHIPVVREPVLATV
- a CDS encoding carbohydrate-binding protein codes for the protein MSQPNPSVYRTKAYRVRQRSLVALAGLGLVAVGYGLGRWQDSPAPAAALPPVVVNEPSVAPSSPAPTTEPPTPTVYPKLEAEAADGNQGIQSQVTEDEGGGQNVGWIANGDQLRFDDVDFGPVPATKLDVRVAGDAEGGKMEIRLDGADQPAIGTLNVTRTGGWQNWRTDQVDITPTTGKHTVHLVFVREDGNEFLNINWLRFVH
- a CDS encoding ABC transporter permease produces the protein MEPLIEEAELARAGSPTDAMASPAVDPEKKVDTRRKSPTQIAFARLRKDKIAVICASIFGFFVLIAILAPLLTKLEGQDPTTLHQDLIDQYGYPTIAPNGEHWFGVEPRLGRDLFARFVYGARPSLIVAGTVTIVTTLIGVTIGLLAGFVGGWLDRIVSWVIDFVLSLPYLLFAIAVPAVLLTIFVGTSEDAAAEDVANARFFSLIIVLSFFGWASLARLIRGEVLSLREREFISAAKVLGVPTRKILFKELLPNLVAPIVISVSMALPSYIVVEAGLTYLGVGLTEPTPSWGLTIAAAQNYYRADPLYLWIPVLAITILVLSLSLLGDSIRDAFDPRTRR